In a single window of the bacterium genome:
- a CDS encoding Zn-dependent alcohol dehydrogenase, with product MKSKAAVLFEAGRKLEIHDIEVRPPKAGEVLIRMAAAGVCHSDLHVMTGHLFAPLPAVLGHEGAGVVEETGPGVASLRPGDHVIPLWRLSCGECEYCTAGRPALCPSGTAVRMTGYLPDGTTRLALGDTELKHFAGVSSFSQYAVMPEKALLKIPNDLPLDRAALFGCAVITGVGAVVNAAQVRPGTSVAVFGAGGIGLNAIQGAALAGAATIVAVDVLARKLEYARQFGATHTVDASAEDPVVRIRSLTGGRGVDYAFEAIGVPRVMRQAYDVLAKRGTAVIIGVTPMTTEVSVPVMSLVFEERVLTGSVYGSSRPRVDIPKLIDLYRGGRLKLDELLTRTYPFEEINTAYEALERGEVARSVVVF from the coding sequence ATGAAGTCCAAAGCCGCGGTGCTGTTTGAAGCGGGCCGGAAGCTCGAGATCCACGACATTGAGGTCCGGCCGCCGAAGGCGGGGGAAGTCCTGATCCGCATGGCCGCCGCCGGCGTCTGCCACAGCGACCTGCACGTCATGACGGGGCATCTCTTCGCGCCGCTGCCCGCGGTCCTGGGGCACGAAGGGGCGGGCGTCGTCGAAGAGACCGGCCCCGGCGTCGCGTCGCTCCGGCCGGGCGACCACGTGATCCCGCTGTGGCGGCTCAGCTGCGGCGAATGCGAGTACTGCACGGCGGGCCGCCCGGCGCTGTGTCCGTCGGGGACCGCGGTCCGCATGACGGGCTATCTCCCGGACGGCACCACGCGCCTCGCGCTCGGCGACACCGAGCTCAAGCATTTCGCGGGCGTCTCGAGCTTCTCGCAGTACGCGGTAATGCCGGAGAAGGCGCTGCTCAAGATCCCGAACGATCTGCCCCTCGACCGCGCGGCATTGTTCGGCTGCGCCGTGATCACCGGCGTCGGCGCCGTGGTCAACGCCGCGCAGGTCCGGCCGGGGACGAGCGTCGCCGTGTTCGGCGCGGGCGGCATCGGGCTCAACGCGATCCAGGGGGCCGCGCTGGCCGGCGCCGCGACGATCGTCGCCGTGGACGTGTTGGCGCGGAAACTCGAGTACGCGCGGCAGTTCGGCGCGACCCACACGGTCGACGCGTCGGCCGAAGATCCGGTGGTCCGCATCCGGTCGCTCACCGGGGGCCGGGGCGTGGACTACGCGTTCGAGGCGATCGGGGTGCCGCGGGTGATGCGGCAGGCCTACGACGTGCTGGCGAAGCGCGGCACGGCCGTCATCATCGGCGTGACGCCGATGACGACTGAAGTCTCGGTCCCCGTGATGTCGCTCGTGTTCGAGGAACGGGTGCTCACGGGCTCCGTGTACGGGTCGAGCCGTCCCCGGGTCGACATTCCGAAACTGATCGACCTCTATCGCGGCGGCCGCCTCAAGCTCGATGAGCTGCTCACGCGCACGTATCCGTTCGAGGAAATCAACACGGCCTACGAAGCGTTGGAGCGGGGAGAGGTGGCGCGCAGCGTCGTCGTCTTCTAA
- the tig gene encoding trigger factor, producing the protein MKVEMRTEPASRVVLEIDVAEDALARAMDRAYTQLVRRVQVPGFRRGKAPRPILEKHVGAETLREEALRQLVPEQYSEAVAQTGVSPITRPSIEVKDAADGKGLHLTAIVDVYPAITLPDYRQIRVAAEQTPVTDADVDRAIEDIRARHGRLSSVSEPARRGDFILLTVVTAPEGHERLQAGKELLVEVGGGLLPEPVEAALEGASAGEERTTALPGSGQAVVKIGDVRRKELPALDDAFARTVSDRQTLAELRDGLRERLTAERTAEENRAHRERVLDAVLAQSTFDVPESLVAHEVEHMLHDLADTLRSRGLTLDSYARAVGKDEAALRADMREGALRRVRSRLLLETVAEREALSVSEEEMRAEVENLAAELKQDVAKVQAWLAEGGRQEGLRETLLRRRAMAFLVDAVSGAGTPAAAGAAPEPAPPSSP; encoded by the coding sequence ATGAAAGTGGAAATGCGGACCGAACCCGCGAGCCGCGTCGTGCTCGAGATCGACGTGGCGGAGGACGCCCTCGCCCGCGCGATGGACCGGGCCTACACACAGCTGGTCCGCCGCGTGCAGGTGCCGGGCTTCCGGCGCGGCAAGGCGCCCCGGCCGATTCTCGAGAAGCACGTCGGCGCGGAGACCCTCCGCGAGGAGGCGCTGCGCCAGCTCGTGCCCGAGCAGTATTCGGAGGCGGTCGCGCAGACCGGCGTGTCGCCGATTACGCGGCCGTCGATCGAGGTCAAGGACGCCGCCGACGGCAAGGGGCTGCACCTCACCGCCATCGTCGACGTCTACCCTGCGATCACGCTGCCGGACTACCGGCAGATCCGGGTCGCCGCCGAACAAACCCCGGTCACCGACGCGGACGTCGACCGCGCGATCGAGGACATCCGCGCGCGCCACGGGCGGCTTTCGAGCGTTTCCGAGCCGGCGCGCCGCGGGGATTTTATACTGCTGACCGTCGTCACCGCCCCGGAGGGGCACGAGCGGCTGCAGGCGGGTAAGGAGCTCCTGGTCGAGGTCGGGGGCGGCCTCTTGCCCGAACCGGTCGAGGCGGCGCTCGAGGGCGCCTCGGCCGGAGAGGAACGCACCACGGCGCTTCCCGGCTCCGGGCAGGCCGTGGTGAAGATCGGCGACGTGCGCCGCAAGGAGCTGCCGGCGCTCGACGACGCGTTCGCCCGCACGGTCTCCGACCGCCAGACCCTGGCCGAACTGCGCGACGGCCTCCGAGAGCGCCTGACGGCGGAGCGGACGGCGGAGGAAAACCGCGCGCACCGCGAGCGGGTCCTCGACGCGGTGCTCGCCCAGTCCACCTTTGACGTGCCGGAGAGCCTCGTCGCGCACGAAGTGGAGCACATGCTCCACGACCTCGCGGATACGCTGCGCAGCCGGGGGCTCACCCTGGACTCCTACGCGCGCGCCGTCGGCAAGGACGAAGCGGCCCTGCGCGCGGACATGCGCGAGGGGGCGCTGCGGCGCGTGCGCAGCCGGCTGCTCCTCGAAACGGTCGCGGAACGCGAGGCGCTGAGCGTTTCCGAGGAGGAGATGCGCGCCGAGGTCGAGAACCTCGCTGCGGAGTTGAAACAGGACGTCGCGAAGGTGCAGGCCTGGCTGGCCGAGGGCGGCCGGCAGGAGGGCCTGCGGGAGACCCTGCTGCGGCGCAGAGCGATGGCATTTCTGGTCGACGCGGTTTCAGGCGCCGGGACACCCGCGGCGGCGGGTGCGGCCCCTGAGCCGGCCCCTCCGAGTTCCCCGTGA
- a CDS encoding ATP-dependent Clp protease proteolytic subunit, producing the protein MVVEQTARGERAYDIYSRLLKERLIFIGGGIEDEMANLIIAQLLYLDYEDPEKEIQLYVNSPGGSATAGLAIYDTMQYLHCPVSTICVGLAASAGAIILAGGTKGRRFALPYSRMMIHQPWGGAQGSVADINIQTKEFIAIRQILDEILAKHTGQPRERIEKDTDRNFWMSAMEAKEYGLVDDVIQPRQPSPPGQLGQPVR; encoded by the coding sequence ATGGTTGTCGAGCAAACGGCGCGCGGCGAGCGGGCCTACGATATCTACTCGCGGCTGCTCAAGGAGCGCCTCATCTTCATCGGCGGCGGGATCGAGGATGAGATGGCCAATCTCATCATCGCCCAGCTGCTGTATCTCGACTACGAAGATCCGGAGAAGGAGATCCAGCTGTACGTGAACAGCCCCGGCGGTTCCGCGACGGCCGGGCTCGCGATCTACGACACGATGCAGTACCTGCACTGCCCGGTCTCGACGATCTGCGTGGGACTGGCGGCCAGCGCGGGCGCGATCATCCTCGCCGGGGGAACCAAGGGCCGGCGGTTCGCGCTTCCCTATTCGCGGATGATGATCCACCAGCCGTGGGGCGGGGCGCAGGGATCGGTGGCGGATATTAACATCCAGACCAAGGAGTTTATCGCGATCCGCCAAATCTTGGATGAAATCCTGGCGAAGCACACGGGCCAGCCGCGGGAGCGGATCGAAAAGGACACGGACCGGAACTTCTGGATGAGCGCGATGGAAGCGAAGGAGTACGGTCTGGTGGACGACGTGATTCAACCCCGGCAGCCGAGTCCGCCGGGGCAGCTCGGACAGCCGGTGCGGTAG